The genomic segment ATACTGCCCAATCTGTACTCTGACTGCCTGAGTCTCGCTTGCTATCGGGTAAGCGCGACCTGTCTCGCTTCGGCTCTTGCATTGTTTGCGTTTCTCTGGCATGGTGATATTGAAATGTGCTCGTCAGTACCCGAACGCATCGTCGAACTACAAGCTTTAGTCGTGAAATTCTCCGGCCTCAGAGGTGCTGCGCATCTGCGCGCACGTTTGCTGAGGGGAATGTCAGTCGAACTGATTGCGGCGTACGGGACCGGGCTCACATTGAAAGAGATTTGGAAGGCCCTCTGCGAACACGGATACCAGGGCAGCTATCCGCAGTTCTGTAAGACATGCGGGCGGATCGTCGGGTTGCGCCGCGAGTCGCGGTCTGCCGAAACAAACGTAGAAGAAATCCTCCGCCCCCAGAAGGGGGAAAGAGTAGTAGCGCAAGGCGAGTCGAGCAGCTCGGCTAACGATGGAAGTGAGATTCAGGAGAGGGGAAAACCAGCATGGCAGCAGCAGAGAGAACAAGTAGCGGCGAGACTGGATCGGGAGGCGGAGGAGTATCGCCGGCGGGAGTCGAGCAAGGTCAAGCCCAAGCTGTTCACGAATCATCCATTCGAACCGCCGAGATGAATGGAGAATGGCCCGGAGAACTTAAGCCCAAACGGGTGGTCTTTCCGATGGCGGGCAAAGGTGGCGTTGGAAAAACAACAGTGATGGCAACGTTGGCCGAGTGGTATGCGAGCAACGGATTCAAGGTGGCCATGTTCGATATGGACCCGGACAACAAGGCTGAAGGATCGCTCTTTTCATTTTTCCCGGATGCTCACAAGCTGCCCGCCCTTGAGAACTGGACATATGACAAATTGCTGGGAGTGTCGCTGGACTCGGAGGCGGACATCGTCCTGGCAGACATGGGCGCAGCGCAAGGCCATCGGATGATTCCGTGGTTTCGCGATTTTTACCGCGTAATGCAGGATTCGGGAATTCCTCTGCGCTGGACGGCAATCGGCGTGGTAGACACCGATATTGCATCGGCCCGGTCGGTTCTCGATTGGGGTGAGGCGCTGCAGGACGGCGTGGATTACCTGATCGTCCACAACCATCATCGCGAGGACGCGATTTCGGCGTGGGAGAGTCCAGCGATCGCAGGGCTTGTTTCCGCTTTTCGGCGGGCGTTCTCTCCAATGGAAATCCGCATGGACGCGCGTAGGCCCGATCTCCAGAAGTTCATGCGGATCGGCTGTGACACGCTCACCGCGGTCGGGGACCGAAAGGCGAAGGCGCCGGAATTGAGAGCGCCCGACATGATGCTGCGTGCGCGAACCTATCGGTTCCGAGCATTCAACGAATTCGCGACTGTTCAGAGGGTCCTTTTGCCATGAACTCATCCACAGCAGAGTTGAAAATGGGTTCGACCGATTGGATTCGTGATCTTGTCTACCTGGCGTTTCCCGAGGGCGATGCCAGGGAACGCGTTCTTCTCGACCTTATTCAGCAGTTCGCGAAGATGGACCCGCAAGATCCCGAGTGGCTGCGATACAAGCTGACCGTGGTCGAATGCAGAGCGATGGAGAACATCGCTGCCGGCCTGGTCGCGTCGGCTGCTGCGCAAGATCGGCTCCGCGGGGTCACGAGGGAGATTTCCGACTTTGCGGCTCGCGAATTGAAGGTCACCGTCCAAAATGCAGCCGCTGAGACGCGGCAGCTTCTGGAGGACGTTCAGGCCAACTTGCACGACGCCATTGCCGGCGAGGCAATCCTCAAAAGCTATACAGAGGAAACGAGGGAAAGATTCGGCATCGTGATCGCTCGAATCATGGAGGCACAGCTCGGAAGGGCGCTCGAAATCAGCCAGGCCAAAATGGAGTTGTGGGTGACCAGCAAGCTCAACGACTCTATTAAGCAGGCCGAAGGCGCACTCGCCGCCGTGACAAGGGATTTTCGCGTCAAACTCTTCGGAGCCTGGAGCAGCCTGTTGTGGGGCGTCTTCGCTGCGGGCTTATTGGCTGGCGTCGGTCTCCTGGCCGGTGGTTTTTGGCTCGGGCGGCATTGGTAGAGGTGCAGTTGATGTTCTGGATATCATATTCCGTCACCTTCGTCTTGGCCTCGGCGATTTCTATAGCGTTGATGGCAGTCCGCTTCGTGCTTTCAGCCGTGGGAAGAGCGTTTAGAGTTATCGCTCCGCTCTAGCCCCACAATTCT from the Occallatibacter riparius genome contains:
- a CDS encoding ParA family protein: MNGEWPGELKPKRVVFPMAGKGGVGKTTVMATLAEWYASNGFKVAMFDMDPDNKAEGSLFSFFPDAHKLPALENWTYDKLLGVSLDSEADIVLADMGAAQGHRMIPWFRDFYRVMQDSGIPLRWTAIGVVDTDIASARSVLDWGEALQDGVDYLIVHNHHREDAISAWESPAIAGLVSAFRRAFSPMEIRMDARRPDLQKFMRIGCDTLTAVGDRKAKAPELRAPDMMLRARTYRFRAFNEFATVQRVLLP